From the Exiguobacterium aurantiacum genome, one window contains:
- a CDS encoding DNA-3-methyladenine glycosylase I, whose protein sequence is MNEPIRCPWCGTDPMYVRYHDEEWGKPVHDDQKHFECLTLESAQAGLSWITILRRRDRYREAYANFDVEAVASFDETDLERLLTNPGIVRNRRKIEASINNAKRFIEIQQEFGTFDAYIWSFVDNTVINNQWAANDDIPATTELSHQVSKDLKRRGFKFLGPTTVYAHLQATGLVNDHLTACFAK, encoded by the coding sequence ATGAACGAACCGATACGTTGCCCTTGGTGTGGCACGGACCCCATGTACGTCCGTTATCACGACGAGGAATGGGGCAAACCCGTCCATGATGATCAGAAGCACTTCGAATGTTTGACCCTTGAGAGCGCCCAGGCCGGCCTCAGTTGGATCACGATTTTACGAAGGCGCGACCGTTACCGGGAAGCCTACGCCAACTTCGACGTCGAAGCGGTCGCCTCGTTCGATGAAACGGATCTTGAACGGTTGTTGACCAATCCCGGTATCGTTCGGAACCGCCGGAAAATCGAGGCGTCAATCAATAATGCCAAGCGCTTCATCGAGATTCAACAAGAGTTCGGGACGTTCGATGCCTACATCTGGTCGTTCGTCGACAATACGGTGATCAATAACCAATGGGCGGCCAATGACGACATCCCCGCAACGACCGAACTGTCTCATCAAGTGAGCAAAGACCTGAAGCGGCGCGGATTCAAATTTTTAGGACCTACGACTGTCTATGCACATCTGCAGGCGACCGGACTCGTCAATGACCACTTGACCGCTTGCTTCGCTAAATAA
- a CDS encoding DedA family protein, with amino-acid sequence MREWMIQVIEQFGYFGIAFMIFIENVFPPIPSEVVLLFGGFFAVKTDLNVPLVIFAATAGAILGAVLLYGIGLYLDVEQIEKWTKKYGKWIRLDIADVRRADAWFDKYGGWMVFFGRLMPVVRSLISLPAGMSNMPFLKFLLLSTAGTVIWNMILIYIGIRVGENWESILRYLDVYSYAIYGLLAVSLIVFFIWRKKRKKKQSKQASSF; translated from the coding sequence ATGAGAGAGTGGATGATCCAGGTCATTGAACAGTTCGGTTATTTCGGTATCGCGTTCATGATCTTTATTGAAAATGTGTTCCCGCCGATTCCGTCAGAGGTCGTGCTCTTGTTCGGTGGATTCTTTGCCGTGAAGACTGATTTGAATGTCCCGCTCGTCATTTTCGCTGCGACAGCCGGTGCCATTTTAGGAGCCGTTTTATTATACGGCATCGGTCTCTATCTCGATGTCGAACAGATTGAGAAGTGGACGAAGAAATACGGGAAATGGATTCGACTCGATATCGCGGACGTTCGACGGGCAGATGCTTGGTTCGACAAGTATGGGGGCTGGATGGTGTTCTTTGGACGATTGATGCCCGTCGTCCGAAGCTTGATCTCGTTACCGGCCGGCATGTCGAATATGCCGTTTCTGAAGTTCTTGTTACTCAGTACGGCCGGCACGGTCATTTGGAACATGATTCTTATTTATATCGGCATCCGTGTCGGCGAGAATTGGGAATCGATCTTACGATATTTAGATGTGTATTCGTACGCGATTTATGGGTTATTGGCCGTCAGTTTGATTGTCTTTTTCATCTGGCGCAAGAAACGCAAGAAAAAACAGTCGAAACAAGCATCATCATTTTGA